A DNA window from Pleurodeles waltl isolate 20211129_DDA chromosome 12, aPleWal1.hap1.20221129, whole genome shotgun sequence contains the following coding sequences:
- the EXOSC6 gene encoding exosome complex component MTR3, which translates to MARVDSRRIRGPEESQSPLLFVADPSLTTDTPTDTGALRTDGRRWDQADLRPVYVRAGLLSQTKGSAYLELGGSTKVLCAVYGPREVTERRDAASAQRGGRLICDFRWAPFARRGRSLRHFTHAAGTGSPEREMALTLQESLEAAVRLRSYPRAQIEVWVLVLEDRGCALPAAVSCAALALADAGIEMYDLVVGCGLCRGSGGALLLDPTDSEEEPRPGVPSACMSLALMPQMNQVSGLLCSGEWEEETSSQAVRLCIEGCQKLYPVLQECLIRATKRKLSTQDPGSA; encoded by the exons ATGGCGCGTGTGGATAGTCGCAGGATCCGAGGGCCTGAAGAGTCTCAGTCTCCACTGCTGTTTGTCGCTGATCCTTCCCTTACCACTGACACCCCGACAGACACTGGAGCGCTGCGGACAGACGGGCGGCGCTGGGACCAGGCAGATTTAAGACCGGTGTACGTGCGAGCCGGACTTTTAAGCCAGACTAAGGGCTCGGCTTACCTGGAGCTAGGCGGCAGCACCAAGGTGCTGTGTGCCGTCTACGGACCGCGGGAGGTGACTGAACGGCGAGATGCAGCCTCTGCGCAGCGCGGTGGTCGCTTGATCTGTGATTTCCGATGGGCTCCCTTTGCTCGCCGGGGACGCTCGCTGCGACACTTCACGCACGCAGCGGGCACGGGCAGCCCGGAGCGAGAGATGGCCCTGACCCTGCAGGAGAGTCTGGAGGCAGCTGTACGCCTTCGAAGCTACCCGCGGGCGCAGATCGAGGTGTGGGTCCTGGTGCTGGAGGATCGCGGCTGTGCCCTGCCCGCTGCCGTGTCCTGCGCAGCGTTGGCCCTGGCTGATGCCGGCATAGAGATGTACGACCTAGTGGTTGGTTGTGGACTGTGCCGGGGCTCTGGTGGTGCTCTGCTGCTCGACCCCACCGACAGCGAGGAGGAGCCACGGCCTGGGGTGCCGTCCGCCTGCATGAGCTTGGCACTGATGCCGCAGATGAACCAG GTGTCTGGACTCCTGTGCAGTGGAGAGTGGGAAGAAGAAACCTCATCACAGGCTGTGCGTCTCTGTATAGAAGGTTGCCAGAAGCTTTACCCAGTGTTACAGGAGTGCCTGATACGTGCCACCAAAAGGAAACTTTCTACTCAAGACCCTGGCTCTGCTTAA
- the IMMP2L gene encoding mitochondrial inner membrane protease subunit 2: MAQARGWRALKSFASGFFVAVPVTVAFLDRVACIARVEGKSMQPALNPPGATQDVVLLNRWRARSGQVQRGDVVSLLSPRDPRQKLIKRLIALEGDLVVPLGVRRKPLRVPRGHAWVEGDHRGHSFDSNAFGPVPLGLLHGHATHILWPPRRWQRLSRELPPERGPLETVEKVSFPGDGHTTVTRIR, translated from the coding sequence ATGGCGCAGGCCAGGGGCTGGCGTGCTCTAAAGTCGTTTGCCAGCGGTTTTTTTGTAGCAGTACCGGTGACTGTAGCCTTCCTTGACCGAGTTGCCTGCATAGCGCGGGTGGAGGGTAAATCCATGCAGCCGGCGCTGAACCCCCCTGGAGCGACCCAGGACGTGGTGCTTCTGAACCGTTGGCGAGCGAGGAGCGGACAGGTGCAGCGCGGGGACGTGGTGTCGTTGCTGTCTCCCAGGGACCCGCGACAGAAGCTAATCAAGCGGTTGATCGCCCTGGAGGGGGACTTGGTGGTGCCGCTGGGGGTTCGGCGCAAGCCTCTGCGTGTACCCCGCGGACATGCCTGGGTAGAGGGCGATCACCGTGGACATAGTTTTGACAGCAACGCCTTCGGGCCTGTACCCCTGGGGCTATTGCACGGACATGCAACGCACATCTTGTGGCCCCCACGGCGGTGGCAGAGACTGAGCAGGGAGCTTCCCCCAGAGAGGGGGCCACTGGAGACAGTGGAAAAAGTGTCATTCCCCGGAGACGGGCACACCACCGTGACTAGGATTCGGTAA